In Phycisphaeraceae bacterium, a genomic segment contains:
- a CDS encoding BatA and WFA domain-containing protein, with translation MTLLAPIPALIALAVTLPVLIGLYLLKLRRRPMTISSTLLWEQAAHDVQVNVPLRWIPPSLLLLLHALILLLFLVALARPAIEGSSAAVARCFLLVDCSASMSATDGVGGQSRLDAAKEDAVAFARDLLSSSGQVSVSVVSFAHEAAVVGRPVMTLGEVRAALAMIEPTDQPGRMAPALRMIETLLQHSAQEESLDESPLVVVFSDGGSNDEGPLAIAGAQVSFSAVKTARDAIDNVAIVSCSAMRSDEDPASVTMFVQLQSTSMEAITVPVSLLLDGREVAQHAMRVPAASREEPAQTGQSFRLRVPGNGLITVVIGRADVLEADNVASVYLMTPTRPRVLLVHPDARAGNPFLVDALGELPLRSLRVIPESQFEAFAASGADAFDLVVFEGVARRTLGGIPTLSFGEPRDGVAMRNGGFVLSWDRRSPVLRHVALDAIQVGRWAGPPDAEELARVGRVSDIALLSDGPAMQVVEGSGGRHLVVSFGLEQSNWPLHHSFPIFLFNAVEFLTDAERGRTSTSWSTTEPVIVGTRGTRGDVRVQGPINVQLSRPEHAGAMSLGVLPKAGVYRVEGADVPVLAINMFDARESRLDRRERLTISGVEAVPLDEVQGLREIWMWFVAAAGVLLIIEWFVYAVRVRL, from the coding sequence ATGACGCTGCTTGCGCCTATTCCAGCGTTGATTGCTTTGGCTGTGACACTGCCCGTGCTGATCGGGCTTTATCTGCTCAAGCTTCGACGGCGGCCGATGACGATCAGTTCGACTTTGCTGTGGGAGCAGGCGGCGCATGATGTGCAGGTGAATGTGCCCCTGCGTTGGATTCCTCCATCGCTGCTGTTGTTGTTGCATGCGTTGATTCTGCTGTTGTTTCTGGTTGCACTGGCTCGGCCTGCGATCGAGGGTTCATCGGCGGCGGTCGCGCGATGTTTTCTTCTGGTTGATTGCTCAGCCTCGATGAGCGCGACCGATGGAGTCGGCGGGCAGTCGCGGCTTGATGCGGCCAAGGAAGACGCGGTCGCGTTCGCGCGGGATCTGCTCTCGTCAAGCGGTCAGGTCAGTGTGAGTGTCGTGTCGTTTGCGCATGAGGCGGCGGTGGTAGGGCGGCCGGTAATGACGCTTGGCGAGGTACGTGCCGCTCTTGCAATGATCGAACCGACAGATCAGCCAGGACGCATGGCACCGGCGCTGCGGATGATCGAGACCCTCTTGCAACACTCAGCACAAGAGGAGAGCCTGGATGAGTCACCGCTGGTTGTGGTGTTTTCGGATGGGGGCTCAAATGATGAAGGGCCGCTGGCAATCGCGGGAGCACAGGTGAGTTTCTCGGCTGTGAAGACAGCGCGCGATGCGATTGACAACGTCGCGATTGTCAGTTGTTCGGCCATGCGCAGCGATGAGGATCCGGCTAGCGTGACGATGTTCGTCCAGTTGCAATCGACAAGCATGGAGGCGATCACGGTGCCCGTGTCGCTGCTGCTTGATGGGCGGGAAGTTGCACAACATGCGATGCGGGTGCCGGCCGCATCGCGAGAGGAACCTGCCCAGACGGGACAGAGTTTCAGACTGCGCGTACCTGGCAATGGGCTCATCACTGTTGTGATTGGGCGAGCCGATGTGCTTGAGGCCGACAATGTTGCCAGCGTGTACCTGATGACCCCAACGAGGCCAAGGGTTTTGTTGGTGCATCCGGATGCAAGGGCGGGGAATCCGTTTCTTGTCGATGCACTTGGGGAGTTGCCGCTTCGATCGTTGCGGGTGATTCCTGAGTCACAGTTCGAGGCTTTTGCGGCGTCGGGGGCTGATGCGTTTGATCTGGTCGTGTTCGAGGGTGTGGCAAGACGCACTCTGGGAGGTATTCCGACACTTTCATTTGGCGAGCCGCGCGATGGGGTGGCGATGCGTAATGGTGGATTCGTACTGTCGTGGGATCGTCGTTCGCCGGTGCTTCGCCATGTGGCGCTGGATGCGATTCAAGTCGGGCGTTGGGCTGGGCCTCCGGACGCGGAGGAGCTTGCCCGAGTTGGTCGCGTGTCGGATATTGCGCTGCTGTCGGACGGCCCTGCCATGCAGGTTGTTGAAGGATCGGGCGGGCGGCACCTGGTCGTTTCGTTTGGGTTAGAGCAGTCGAACTGGCCTCTGCATCACAGTTTCCCGATCTTTCTTTTCAACGCGGTCGAGTTTCTGACCGACGCGGAACGTGGCCGGACATCGACGAGCTGGAGCACGACCGAGCCGGTGATTGTCGGGACACGGGGCACGCGCGGGGATGTGCGAGTGCAGGGACCGATCAACGTGCAACTGTCGCGGCCCGAGCATGCTGGCGCGATGTCTCTGGGCGTGCTGCCCAAGGCTGGGGTGTATCGTGTGGAAGGGGCCGATGTTCCTGTTCTGGCGATCAACATGTTTGACGCTCGTGAGAGCAGGCTTGATCGGCGTGAGCGATTGACGATCAGTGGCGTCGAAGCGGTCCCGCTCGACGAGGTGCAAGGATTGCGCGAAATCTGGATGTGGTTTGTTGCTGCTGCGGGTGTGCTGCTCATCATCGAGTGGTTCGTGTATGCTGTTCGGGTGAGGCTGTAG
- a CDS encoding RlmE family RNA methyltransferase yields MPQKRQLHDRFFRQAKSEGYVARSAYKLIEIDDKFKLLGKARKVLDLGCAPGSWLQVLAERCGPKAEILGIDLKAIEASVPTHVRTLIGDVTKIDAVTLPIAPPFDVIISDMAPNTTGAGDDLRSAALCREVLRLCPALMRTGGSLVMKILEGAETAEVLREARGMFEQARMFKPQASRDVSRETFLIAQRFRAQDQA; encoded by the coding sequence ATGCCTCAAAAGCGGCAACTTCACGATAGGTTCTTTCGGCAGGCCAAGAGTGAGGGTTATGTCGCGCGTTCTGCGTACAAGCTCATCGAGATTGATGACAAGTTCAAACTGCTGGGCAAGGCGAGGAAGGTTCTGGATCTTGGGTGTGCTCCAGGCTCGTGGCTGCAGGTTCTGGCCGAGCGGTGCGGGCCGAAAGCCGAGATTCTGGGGATTGATCTCAAAGCGATCGAGGCCTCGGTGCCGACGCATGTGCGCACATTGATCGGCGATGTGACGAAAATTGATGCCGTAACGCTGCCGATCGCTCCGCCATTCGATGTGATCATCTCGGACATGGCTCCTAACACGACGGGTGCGGGGGATGATCTGCGGTCGGCAGCGTTGTGTCGCGAGGTGCTGAGACTGTGCCCGGCGCTGATGCGGACGGGCGGATCGCTGGTGATGAAGATTCTGGAGGGCGCCGAGACGGCCGAGGTGCTGCGTGAGGCGCGAGGCATGTTCGAGCAGGCCCGGATGTTCAAGCCGCAGGCGAGCCGCGATGTCTCGCGCGAGACGTTTCTGATCGCGCAGCGATTTCGGGCACAGGATCAGGCATGA
- a CDS encoding alkaline phosphatase — protein sequence MRHGLGRREFLGIGAAGGLLAVGPALGRAPTVRPARAGTARNVIFMVSDGMSQGTLTIADVMLRRVHGRGSHWAELWLREGSRRSVMQTYSADALVTDSAAAGSAWGIGEHVHNGAINVTPDGRKPEPLLVTASKAGKATGLVTTTRVTHATPASFIANVASRSSEQEIADQIIERKVDVVLGGGAQYFADSVIARDPDLRVVRTAKELADMPKEGRVLGLFQNSHMSYTLDREAHEPTLADMTREALERLGSRAGGFVLQVEGGRVDHAAHSNDACALIHDQIAFDDAIGEAVRFASSRDDTLLIVTTDHGNANPGFTLGRSACNRGLERIAQAKHSLDWVSAQVSSGPQDEAGLVSTAAQALHAATGATLTKDEEAWVSRTIIEKARVDGFNAANGTTGSIGALLANHLAVAFLSPNHTSDMCEVTALGPGAELVKPFIDNIDLHTIALQALALAERP from the coding sequence ATGAGACATGGACTGGGGCGTCGTGAGTTTCTGGGCATTGGTGCAGCCGGCGGGCTGCTGGCTGTGGGGCCTGCGCTTGGTCGCGCCCCGACGGTGCGACCTGCGCGAGCGGGAACTGCGCGAAATGTGATCTTCATGGTTTCGGACGGCATGAGCCAGGGCACGCTGACGATTGCCGATGTGATGCTGCGGCGGGTTCATGGCCGAGGATCGCACTGGGCTGAACTCTGGTTGCGCGAGGGTTCGCGGCGGTCGGTGATGCAGACGTATTCGGCGGATGCGCTGGTGACGGATTCGGCAGCTGCGGGTTCGGCCTGGGGGATCGGAGAGCACGTTCATAACGGCGCGATCAATGTCACGCCGGATGGACGCAAGCCCGAGCCCCTGCTTGTGACCGCTTCAAAGGCCGGCAAGGCGACAGGATTGGTCACGACCACGCGTGTGACGCACGCGACGCCAGCGTCGTTCATCGCCAATGTCGCATCCCGCAGCAGCGAACAGGAGATCGCAGATCAGATCATCGAACGCAAAGTGGATGTTGTGCTTGGTGGTGGAGCGCAGTACTTCGCGGACTCGGTCATCGCACGCGACCCGGATTTGCGCGTGGTGCGCACGGCCAAGGAACTTGCCGACATGCCAAAGGAAGGTCGCGTGCTTGGGCTTTTCCAGAACAGTCACATGAGTTACACGCTGGATCGTGAGGCGCACGAGCCGACGCTGGCCGATATGACGCGCGAGGCTCTTGAGCGTCTGGGTTCGCGAGCAGGTGGGTTTGTGCTTCAGGTTGAAGGCGGGCGTGTGGACCATGCTGCACACAGCAACGACGCGTGCGCGCTCATTCATGACCAGATCGCGTTTGACGACGCGATTGGAGAAGCTGTCAGATTCGCTTCTTCACGCGATGACACGCTGCTCATCGTGACCACGGATCACGGCAACGCTAACCCGGGATTCACGCTCGGCAGGAGCGCGTGCAACCGTGGACTTGAGCGAATCGCCCAAGCCAAGCACTCGCTCGACTGGGTTTCTGCGCAGGTGTCGAGCGGGCCACAGGATGAAGCGGGGCTCGTGAGTACAGCGGCCCAAGCCCTGCACGCGGCGACCGGAGCGACACTGACCAAGGATGAAGAGGCCTGGGTGAGCCGAACGATCATCGAAAAGGCGCGCGTCGACGGGTTTAACGCGGCCAACGGCACAACCGGTTCGATCGGAGCCTTGCTCGCCAATCATCTCGCGGTTGCCTTTCTCAGCCCGAACCACACGTCGGACATGTGCGAGGTGACGGCCTTGGGACCGGGTGCGGAGCTGGTCAAACCATTCATCGACAACATCGATCTGCACACGATTGCATTACAGGCGTTGGCGCTGGCTGAGCGGCCGTGA
- a CDS encoding serine/threonine protein kinase — protein sequence MHAARTQAAAARKRSKAFDPTSIGPWNVAARIGSGGMGIVYLVEHRDTNQVAALKVLRPGLESASAGRRFVQEIEILQRLEHPAIAKIYDAGVATLGIAPCHYYAMEYVPGYHLVRHAEINDLTVKLKVELFARVCDGMAYAHGQGVLHRDLKPQNIVIEMGGGPKILDFGVARLTADGTSTMHTQDGQMLGTVQYMPPEQILGLHGQLDASADVYALGVVLYQLIFGQLPYDSSKKAAADLLQQIRQGEPNFPSLEGDLTEDHRRVMLVAMSPNRAHRYKNAADLADEVRRLIAGQPIRGTVVRLPTDEPPRPGLGARLRNLIRRSDTSTDAERE from the coding sequence GTGCACGCCGCGCGAACCCAGGCCGCAGCCGCCAGAAAGCGATCCAAGGCATTCGATCCCACCTCCATCGGACCATGGAACGTGGCAGCACGTATCGGATCGGGCGGAATGGGCATCGTCTACCTTGTCGAGCATCGCGACACCAATCAGGTCGCGGCCCTCAAGGTCCTGCGCCCGGGTCTTGAATCCGCAAGTGCAGGTCGTCGCTTCGTGCAGGAAATCGAGATTCTTCAGCGACTCGAGCATCCCGCGATCGCGAAGATCTACGACGCTGGCGTTGCAACCCTCGGCATCGCGCCGTGTCACTATTACGCCATGGAGTATGTCCCGGGCTACCACCTCGTTCGACACGCCGAGATCAACGACCTTACTGTCAAACTCAAGGTTGAACTCTTCGCGCGCGTGTGCGATGGAATGGCCTACGCGCATGGGCAGGGAGTTTTGCACCGCGACCTCAAGCCTCAGAACATCGTTATCGAGATGGGAGGCGGGCCAAAGATTCTCGACTTCGGCGTCGCACGTCTCACCGCCGACGGCACCTCAACCATGCACACCCAGGATGGACAAATGCTCGGCACAGTGCAGTACATGCCGCCCGAGCAGATCCTCGGCCTGCACGGCCAGCTCGATGCCTCCGCCGACGTCTACGCCCTCGGCGTGGTGCTCTATCAGCTTATCTTCGGACAGTTGCCATACGACAGCTCAAAGAAGGCAGCCGCCGATCTGTTGCAACAGATTCGCCAGGGCGAGCCAAACTTTCCATCGCTCGAGGGCGACCTTACCGAAGATCATCGACGCGTCATGCTCGTTGCGATGTCTCCGAATCGTGCACATCGCTACAAAAATGCTGCGGACCTCGCGGACGAAGTACGTCGGCTCATCGCCGGCCAGCCGATTCGAGGCACGGTTGTGCGCTTGCCCACCGATGAACCCCCCCGCCCGGGGCTTGGGGCGAGGCTGCGCAACCTCATCCGCCGCTCCGATACGTCGACTGACGCAGAGCGAGAATGA
- the tilS gene encoding tRNA lysidine(34) synthetase TilS, translating into MACSGGADSAALVLALASRPIVVAHIVHDLREQPQAMADRDATADFARSLGLPFVHSQVQVRNLPGNCEATARAARYRALNDLAQASGCPFVATAHQADDQLETILMRLARGSGLRGLRGILPTRSMNGSTLVRPMLGLSRAECENLCAACGYVWRVDLTNMDPAHTRAAIRASVVPALKQIDSRVLAGAGRTAEQVRRLTNLIEPQIRSLMSTAQESGNAPYAWDRAALRDANPWIVGELVRRAISTHSAGARLDRIGTAVTDRVVSAIQDTVGGVRSFQVGAVTIVIDRERVIIKGNEP; encoded by the coding sequence GTGGCATGTTCAGGGGGCGCAGATTCTGCCGCACTGGTCCTGGCACTTGCTTCACGCCCGATCGTCGTTGCACACATCGTCCATGATCTGCGTGAACAACCACAAGCGATGGCCGATCGCGATGCCACCGCAGATTTTGCGCGTTCGCTCGGCCTCCCCTTCGTGCACTCGCAAGTCCAAGTGCGGAATTTGCCCGGCAACTGCGAAGCCACAGCACGAGCGGCTCGTTATCGCGCCCTGAACGACTTGGCGCAGGCATCGGGCTGTCCATTCGTTGCCACCGCCCATCAGGCCGATGATCAACTCGAAACTATCCTCATGCGCCTGGCTCGCGGTTCCGGCCTGCGGGGGCTGCGCGGCATTCTTCCAACGCGGTCTATGAATGGGTCCACGCTCGTGAGGCCCATGCTCGGGCTCTCGCGGGCCGAGTGCGAGAACCTGTGCGCCGCCTGTGGTTATGTCTGGCGGGTTGATTTGACCAACATGGATCCTGCTCACACACGCGCAGCCATTCGTGCGAGCGTTGTGCCCGCCCTCAAACAGATCGACTCGCGCGTACTGGCCGGTGCTGGCCGCACCGCCGAGCAGGTTCGTCGCCTCACGAACCTGATCGAGCCGCAGATTCGCAGCCTGATGTCAACTGCGCAGGAATCGGGCAACGCCCCCTATGCATGGGATCGAGCTGCTTTGCGCGACGCCAATCCGTGGATTGTCGGTGAACTCGTACGCCGCGCAATCAGCACACACTCGGCAGGTGCTCGGCTCGACCGAATCGGAACCGCCGTGACGGATCGGGTCGTGTCCGCTATCCAGGATACAGTGGGTGGTGTTCGAAGTTTTCAGGTCGGAGCCGTTACAATCGTCATTGACCGTGAACGTGTGATCATCAAGGGGAATGAACCGTGA
- a CDS encoding aminotransferase class III-fold pyridoxal phosphate-dependent enzyme: MTTTVMSSMCSLRDDPAVRSAIDALVAKATAAGARLTDAKGADPALVEDYKAALADAGAVKGRGLLYPYIGSGVGHGPLVQLADGSVKWDMISGIGVHFFGHSHPEMIRAALLGSLEDTTKHGNLQSGADAYGFGKKLVDLASRSSRLKHAFVTTSGAMANESALKVCYQKHVPASRVIAFNDCFMGRSITMCQIGDSAAGRQGIPLSTLVDYMPFYSEAEARRMGGTTAFIDRACKELEHLIERYPKQHACFIFELIQGEGGFNVANRDYFKALMDICRANGIAVWDDEIQSFGRTESMFAYEMYDLGEYVDVFCVGKMTQACATLFTEEYNPKAGLLSGTFTGSTTDFTVGLRVLEMLEQSDFYGRDGRFAQQHAEFRNQVKGLMERNPSWFPPAPDVVELAGGIGGMMRFTPFGGNKDKVTKACRTCFDEGVVLFYCGHGPYHLRLLPPLPVMEPEHWGKVFACIERGLAKVS, encoded by the coding sequence ATGACTACGACAGTGATGAGTTCGATGTGTTCTCTGCGCGATGATCCGGCGGTTCGTTCGGCGATCGATGCGCTGGTGGCGAAGGCTACGGCAGCGGGCGCGAGGCTCACGGATGCGAAGGGTGCGGACCCTGCGCTGGTTGAGGACTACAAGGCGGCACTGGCCGACGCGGGCGCGGTGAAGGGTCGGGGCCTGTTGTACCCTTATATCGGTTCGGGAGTGGGTCATGGGCCGCTTGTTCAACTGGCGGACGGGTCGGTGAAGTGGGACATGATCTCGGGAATCGGGGTGCACTTTTTCGGGCATTCTCATCCGGAGATGATCCGTGCTGCGCTGCTGGGAAGTCTTGAAGATACGACCAAGCATGGAAATCTTCAGTCGGGTGCGGACGCGTATGGCTTTGGGAAGAAACTGGTGGATCTGGCGAGCCGGAGTTCGCGGCTCAAGCATGCGTTCGTGACGACCTCGGGCGCGATGGCCAACGAGAGCGCGCTGAAGGTGTGCTATCAGAAGCATGTGCCGGCGTCGCGGGTGATTGCGTTCAATGACTGCTTCATGGGACGAAGCATCACGATGTGTCAGATCGGCGATTCGGCTGCCGGTCGGCAGGGCATTCCGCTGAGCACGCTGGTCGATTACATGCCGTTCTATAGCGAGGCCGAGGCTCGCCGCATGGGCGGGACGACCGCATTCATCGATCGTGCGTGCAAGGAGCTTGAACATCTGATCGAGCGTTACCCGAAGCAGCATGCGTGCTTCATTTTCGAACTGATCCAGGGCGAAGGCGGGTTCAACGTCGCGAATCGAGACTACTTCAAGGCACTCATGGACATCTGCAGGGCCAATGGCATTGCGGTGTGGGATGATGAGATCCAGAGTTTCGGACGTACGGAGTCGATGTTCGCGTACGAGATGTACGACCTCGGGGAATATGTGGACGTGTTCTGCGTGGGCAAGATGACTCAGGCGTGCGCAACGCTGTTTACTGAAGAGTACAACCCCAAGGCCGGGCTTTTGAGCGGGACGTTTACGGGATCGACGACAGACTTTACGGTCGGGCTTCGCGTGCTGGAGATGCTGGAGCAATCGGACTTTTATGGTCGCGATGGGCGTTTTGCGCAGCAGCACGCCGAGTTTCGCAATCAGGTCAAGGGGCTGATGGAGCGCAATCCGTCATGGTTCCCGCCTGCACCGGATGTTGTGGAGTTGGCGGGCGGCATCGGCGGCATGATGCGGTTCACGCCATTCGGCGGCAACAAGGACAAGGTGACCAAGGCATGCCGGACGTGTTTTGACGAGGGCGTCGTGCTGTTTTACTGCGGGCACGGACCGTACCACCTGAGGCTGCTGCCGCCACTGCCGGTGATGGAGCCTGAGCATTGGGGCAAGGTGTTTGCGTGCATTGAGCGTGGACTTGCGAAGGTGTCGTGA
- a CDS encoding sigma-70 family RNA polymerase sigma factor, producing the protein MAFASESQALLVLKLFEKFYERVYCFARRSVDASAAEDVAQEVFVRLLDVVDLETRVVEVSYLLKIADNLIKRSYRRRQQFERHVNDQRIARGAFGIDPQEPECDRLDLGESVREKMHTLSEREQEAVRLIVLRGLSYEEAAASLGVNTSSVNNWKFRGLQRMKHHAGPLEDKPGRSADGKGRNSTERDQSGRVRFGQRAG; encoded by the coding sequence ATGGCGTTTGCTTCGGAGTCTCAGGCGCTTCTGGTACTCAAACTGTTCGAGAAGTTCTACGAGCGTGTGTACTGCTTTGCCCGAAGATCGGTGGATGCTTCGGCAGCCGAGGATGTGGCGCAGGAAGTGTTCGTTCGATTGCTCGATGTTGTGGATCTTGAAACGCGCGTGGTGGAAGTGAGTTATCTTCTCAAGATCGCGGACAATCTGATCAAGCGTTCGTACCGCCGCCGACAGCAGTTCGAGCGGCATGTGAATGATCAGAGAATTGCTCGCGGGGCGTTTGGTATTGATCCTCAGGAGCCCGAGTGTGATCGCCTTGATCTGGGGGAATCGGTTCGCGAGAAGATGCACACCCTGAGCGAGCGGGAGCAGGAGGCGGTGCGGCTGATTGTGCTGCGTGGCCTGAGTTATGAGGAGGCAGCGGCGTCGCTGGGTGTCAACACATCGTCGGTGAACAACTGGAAGTTTCGCGGGCTGCAACGCATGAAGCATCATGCGGGTCCGCTAGAAGATAAGCCGGGGCGGAGTGCGGATGGCAAGGGACGAAACAGCACAGAGCGAGATCAGTCAGGTCGAGTCCGGTTTGGCCAAAGAGCGGGCTAG
- a CDS encoding M20/M25/M40 family metallo-hydrolase → MTLSAREQQLCRVIESRRGALLDDLQLHVSIPTGGFNTSALDETRERFSTRLSALGARCRHVAGDPKPEWLPGGTSTQIPPTAIADRTRPELPTRVLIAGHLDTVHDPGGTFRTLSVSPDGLTATGPGCVDMKGGLVIAVAALEALEEAGLEASWSFLMNSDEETGSYHSETALRAEAARHDVGLAIEPALPGGALAIERMGSGQFMIEARGRAAHVGREFWSGVSAVNALARAIVAIGEMPDERAGRIVNVGPLQGGTATNVVADLARAWGNVRFPNQGVADELGTMMDALATGPDVLPSLKVFRSFNRPAKPETGGVSALASLARTAAADLGQALPFAKTGGVCDGNILQDAGLPTIDTLGVRGGGLHTPTEWIEIPSLVERCQLLAIVIHRLSIGLPMSGMNGRKPE, encoded by the coding sequence ATGACGCTTTCGGCTCGGGAACAGCAACTGTGTCGGGTGATCGAGTCTCGCCGCGGTGCGCTGCTTGATGATCTGCAATTGCACGTTTCGATCCCGACCGGAGGGTTCAACACGAGCGCTCTGGATGAGACACGAGAGCGGTTTTCGACGCGGTTGTCGGCGCTTGGCGCGCGATGTCGCCATGTAGCGGGTGACCCGAAACCCGAATGGCTCCCGGGCGGCACATCAACGCAAATACCCCCCACGGCCATCGCGGATCGCACACGGCCCGAACTCCCGACGCGAGTTCTGATCGCCGGACACCTCGACACGGTTCACGATCCTGGTGGAACTTTTCGCACTTTGTCCGTGAGTCCTGACGGTTTGACCGCGACAGGGCCGGGATGTGTGGACATGAAGGGCGGGCTGGTGATCGCGGTCGCTGCGCTCGAGGCACTGGAAGAGGCAGGGCTTGAAGCGTCGTGGTCGTTCCTGATGAACTCGGATGAAGAAACGGGAAGTTACCATTCGGAAACTGCATTGCGGGCTGAAGCGGCGCGGCACGATGTGGGGCTCGCGATCGAGCCTGCGCTCCCGGGCGGTGCGCTGGCGATCGAGCGGATGGGTTCCGGGCAGTTCATGATCGAAGCGCGAGGGCGGGCTGCCCACGTCGGGCGCGAGTTCTGGTCGGGAGTGTCGGCGGTGAATGCGCTGGCGCGGGCGATTGTGGCGATCGGTGAGATGCCCGACGAGCGCGCGGGGCGGATTGTGAACGTTGGTCCCCTGCAGGGCGGAACTGCGACCAATGTCGTGGCGGACCTGGCCCGGGCGTGGGGGAACGTGCGTTTTCCGAATCAGGGCGTCGCGGATGAACTGGGTACCATGATGGACGCACTGGCGACGGGACCCGATGTCCTGCCGAGTTTGAAAGTGTTTCGAAGTTTCAATCGTCCCGCCAAGCCCGAAACAGGGGGGGTCTCGGCTTTGGCGAGCCTCGCGCGCACAGCGGCGGCGGATCTGGGGCAGGCGTTACCCTTTGCGAAAACGGGTGGAGTGTGCGATGGGAATATACTCCAGGACGCCGGCCTGCCGACGATCGATACGCTGGGGGTGCGAGGCGGTGGGCTGCATACCCCCACCGAATGGATTGAAATCCCCAGCCTGGTGGAACGGTGTCAGTTGCTGGCGATCGTGATTCATCGCCTGTCGATCGGGTTGCCGATGTCTGGCATGAACGGAAGGAAACCTGAATGA
- a CDS encoding aminopeptidase P family protein, translating into MINSPIKVEEFQSRRASVLRSLKGAVGLVQSGNGAPPLRGIWEADSFFYYLTGIRSESGASILFDGTNPNPKRRVILFLKPIDPEFERWDGYREMIGEDMREGLGFETVMRTTSLPTLLTQALTRTKRAACLHPFAVYDAPPTSDLTIFRKVAERVPGLAIEDRTDVLPAMRAVKSRAEQTLVRKAVHATQVGYEAAMRTIAPGANERDVQRALEEGFVAGGASRPAYNSIVGSGLNATVLHYHDNDATLSDGELLLIDAGAEFGGYCADVTRVIPVSGRFTKEQRAMYDIVLRALDAGIRAVRPGASFVDVDRASRDVIEHAGLGDAFIHGIGHHIGIDVHDPQTNGKLEPGMILTVEPGIYLKDQRIGIRIEDDVLVTSNGRVNLTREIARTADEVEAAMKSARRALSSRSRSARA; encoded by the coding sequence ATGATCAACAGCCCCATCAAAGTCGAAGAGTTTCAATCGCGGAGGGCTAGCGTGCTTCGCTCGCTCAAAGGCGCCGTCGGATTGGTCCAGTCGGGCAACGGCGCTCCGCCTCTGCGAGGAATATGGGAAGCCGACTCCTTCTTCTACTACCTGACCGGGATTCGCAGTGAATCTGGTGCTTCGATCCTTTTTGATGGCACCAACCCGAATCCGAAGCGGCGGGTGATCCTGTTTCTCAAGCCCATCGACCCCGAGTTCGAACGCTGGGACGGCTATCGGGAGATGATCGGTGAGGACATGCGCGAGGGTCTCGGGTTCGAGACCGTGATGCGCACAACGTCGCTCCCGACGCTCCTGACGCAGGCATTGACGCGTACCAAGCGTGCCGCTTGCCTCCACCCATTTGCGGTGTACGACGCGCCGCCGACATCGGACCTCACGATCTTCCGTAAGGTGGCCGAGCGGGTGCCGGGCCTCGCGATTGAGGACCGCACGGATGTACTTCCAGCGATGCGTGCTGTTAAATCGCGCGCAGAGCAGACTCTTGTGCGCAAGGCTGTGCACGCAACTCAGGTCGGCTACGAAGCCGCAATGCGCACGATCGCTCCCGGCGCGAATGAGCGCGATGTGCAACGGGCACTCGAAGAGGGGTTTGTCGCTGGAGGTGCCTCGCGCCCCGCATACAACTCAATCGTGGGGTCGGGGCTCAACGCCACTGTGCTTCACTACCACGACAACGATGCAACGCTCAGCGACGGGGAGTTGCTCCTGATCGACGCTGGTGCGGAGTTCGGCGGGTATTGCGCCGACGTGACACGGGTTATTCCCGTCAGCGGCCGATTCACCAAGGAGCAGCGCGCGATGTACGACATCGTTCTGCGCGCGCTCGATGCCGGCATTCGTGCTGTCCGTCCCGGGGCGAGTTTCGTCGATGTCGATCGCGCCAGCCGCGACGTGATCGAGCACGCCGGGCTTGGTGATGCGTTCATCCACGGGATCGGACACCACATCGGCATCGATGTGCATGATCCGCAGACCAATGGCAAACTCGAACCGGGGATGATCTTGACAGTCGAGCCCGGAATTTACCTGAAGGACCAGCGCATCGGCATCCGGATCGAAGATGATGTTCTGGTCACCTCGAATGGGCGGGTGAATCTGACGCGCGAGATTGCGCGCACGGCTGACGAGGTTGAGGCGGCGATGAAGTCCGCTCGGCGTGCGCTCAGTTCACGTTCTCGCTCCGCCCGGGCGTAG